Proteins encoded by one window of Camelus bactrianus isolate YW-2024 breed Bactrian camel chromosome 9, ASM4877302v1, whole genome shotgun sequence:
- the CIC gene encoding protein capicua homolog isoform X8 produces the protein MKPMKKACAGLPGSGSGGKSPPATRAKALRRRGAGEGDKPEEEDDDAQQQQPGPEEAEEGEEEEAERGPGAEGLPPELHPHDPAPGPAEEPKVEGEAGRWEPSLSRKTATFKSRAPKKKYVEEHGAGSGSSSGAAGAPEEQARTPEEASALGVPPRPPTSTRSSSTDTASEHSADLEDEPAEACGPGPWPPGSTSVGYDLRQLRSQRVLARRGDGLFLPAVVRQVRRSQDLGVQFPGDRALTFYEGAPGGGVDVVLDATPPPGALVVGTAVCTCVEPGMAAYREGVVVEVATKPAAYKVRFSSQPGPVATLPQPPQPPHREPEEAVWVARSSLRLLRPPWDPEALPRKPSTGPEEEQAEPGAALPPCPAALDPKQPEDAEVSKISFGGNLGACEEGEEKHPPALGTPALLPLPPPQLLSPPPKSPAFAGPGRPGEQPSPCQEGSQGGSRSSSVASLEKGTAPAARARTPLTAAQQKYKKGDVVCTPNGIRKKFNGKQWRRLCSRDGCMKESQRRGYCSRHLSMRTKEMEGLADSGPGGAGRPAGVAAREGSTEFDWGDETSRDSEASSVAARGDSRPRLVAPADLSRFEFDECEAAVMLVSLGSSRSGTPSFSPVSTQSPFSPAPSPSPSPLFGFRPANFSPINASPVIQRTAVRSRHLSASTPKAGVLTPPDLGPHPPPPAPRERHSSGILPTFQTNLTFTVPISPGRRKTELLPHPGALGASGSGGGGAAPDFPKSDSLDSGVDSVSHTPTPSTPAGFRAVSPAVPFSRSRQPSPLLLLPPPAGLTSDPGPSVRRVPAVQRDSPVIVRNPDVPLPSKFPGEVGAASEARAGGPGRGCRETPVPPGVASGKPGLPPPLPAPVPITVPPAAPTAVAQPMPTFGLASSPFQPVAFHPSPAALLPVLVPSSYTSHPAPKKEVIMGRPGTVWTNVEPRSVAVFPWHSLVPFLAPSQPDPSVQPSEAQQPASHPVASNQSKEPAESAAVAHEQPPGGTGNADPGRPPGATCPESPGPGPPHSLGVVEPGKGPPPTTEEEAPGPPGEPRLDSETESDHDDAFLSIMSPEIQLPLPPGKRRTQSLSALPKERDSSSEKDGRSPNKREKDHIRRPMNAFMIFSKRHRALVHQRHPNQDNRTVSKILGEWWYALGPKEKQKYHDLAFQVKEAHFKAHPDWKWCNKDRKKSSSEAKPTSLGLAGGHKETRERSMSETGTAAAPGVSSELLSVTAQTLLSSDTKAPGSGSCGAERLHTVGAPGSARPRAFSHSGVHSLDGGEVDSQALQELTQMVSGPASYSGPKPSTQYGAPGPFAAPSEGGTLAASGRPPLLPTRASRSQRAASEDMTSDEERMVICEEEGDDDVIADDGFSTTDIDLKCKERVTDSESGDSSGEDPEGSKGFGRKVFSPVIRSSFTHCRPSLDPEPPGPPDPPGAFGKGYGPTPSSSSSSPASSSASAATSFQLGSGTFKAQESGQGSTTGPLRPPPPGAGGPATPSKATRFLPTDPATFRRKRPESVGGLDPPGPSVIAAPPSGGGSVLQTLVLPSNKEEREASGARMPSAPAPPLAYGAPAAPLSRPAATMVTNVVRPVSSTPVPIASKPFPSSARAEASPNDTAGGRTETVTGSRAPGGSPLGVSLVYSDKKSGATTSTAPHLVAGPLLGTVGKAPATVTNLLVGTPGYGAPAPPAVQFIAQGGPGSGAAAGSGAGAGSGPNGPVPLGILQPGPLSKAGGITQVQYILPTLPQQLQVAPAPAPGTKAVAPSGPAPTTSIRFTLPPGTSTNGKVLAATAPTPGIPILQSVPSAPPPKAQSVSPVQAPPPGGSAQLLPGKVLVPLATPSMSVRGGGAGQPLPLVSPPFSVPVQNGAQPPSKIIQLTPVPVSTPSGLVPPLSPASLPGPTSQPQKVLLPSSTRITYVQSASGHALPLGTSPASSQAGTVTSYGPTSSVALGFTSLGPSGPAFVQPLLSGQAPLLAPGQVGVSPVPSPQLPPSCTAPSGPVITAFYPGSPIPTSSASLAQPSQAPPGLVYTVATSTTPPAATILPKGPSAPATATPAPTSPFPSATGSMTYSLVAPKAQRPTPKAPQKVKAAIASIPVGSFEAGAPGRPGPAPRQPLEPGPAREPSASESELEGQPTTPAPPLPPETWVPPARSSPPPPPPAEERTSSKGPETMASKFPSSSSDWRVPGLGLENRGEPPTPPSPAPAPASAPGSSSGSSEGSSGRAAGDTPERKEAASTGKKVKVRPPPLKKTFDSVDKVLSEVDFEERFAELPEFRPEEVLPSPTLQSLATSPRAILGSYRKKRKNSTDLDSAPEDPTSPKRKMRRRSSCSSEPNTPKSAKCEGDIFTFDRTGAGTEAEDVLGELEYEKVPYSSLRRTLDQRRALVMQLFQDHGFFPSAQATAAFQARYADIFPSKVCLQLKIREVRQKIMQAATPTEQPPGAEAPLPGPPPTGTAAAPVPTPSPAGGPDPTSPGSDSGTTPAAPPLPPPPEPGPGQPGWEGPPQPSPPPSGPSTAATGR, from the exons ATGAAGCCAATGAAGAAGGCTTGTGCTGGCCTCCCCGGTTCTGGCAGCGGTGGCAAGTCCCCACCAGCCACTAGGGCCAAGGCCCTGAGGCGgcgaggggctggggagggcgaCAAGCCAGAGGAGGAAGACGATgacgcgcagcagcagcagccagggcCAGAAGAGGCtgaggagggtgaggaggaggaggctgagcggggccctggggctgaggggctgCCCCCAGAGCTGCATCCCCAtgacccagccccaggcccagctgaGGAACCCAaggtggagggggaggcaggcCGCTGGGAGCCCTCACTCAGCCGAAAGACGGCCACATTCAAGTCACGAGCGCCCAAGAAGAAGTATGTGGAGGAGCATGGGGctggcagtggcagcagcagtgggGCAGCTGGTGCCCCTGAAGAGCAGGCACGGACCCCCGAGGAGGCCAGTGCCCTGGGTGTGCCTCCACGGCCACCCACTTCCACCCGCTCCTCCTCCACTGACACAGCCAGCGAGCACTCAGCTGACCTGGAGGATGAGCCGGCTGAAGCTTGTGGTCCAGGCCCCTGGCCCCCTGGCAGCACCAGTGTTGGCTATGACCTGCGGCAGCTGCGGTCCCAGCGAGTGCTGGCTCGGCGTGGGGATGGCCTCTTCCTGCCGGCTGTGGTGCGCCAGGTGCGCCGAAGCCAGGACCTGGGTGTGCAGTTCCCTGGGGACCGGGCCCTGACTTTTTACGAGGGAGCACCCGGCGGTGGTGTGGATGTGGTTTTGGATGCCACACCACCGCCAGGTGCACTGGTGGTTGGTACAGCTGTCTGTACCTGTGTGGAGCCTGGTATGGCTGCCTACCGTGAGggtgtggtggtggaggtggccaCCAAGCCAGCTGCCTACAAGGTCCGCTTCAGCTCCCAGCCAGGCCCAGTAGCCACCCTACCACAGCCACCACAGCCACCACACCGTGAGCCTGAGGAGGCAGTGTGGGTGGCCCGCTCCAGCCTGCGCCTGCTGCGGCCCCCCTGGGACCCTGAAGCCCTGCCTAGAAAGCCCTCAACGGGCCCTGAGGAGGAGCAGGCTGAGCCAGGGGCTgccctgcccccctgccctgctgccctggACCCCAAGCAGCCTGAGGATGCTGAGGTATCCAAGATCAGCTTTGGTGGCAACCTGGGAGCTTGTGAGGAGGGTGAGGAGAAGCACCCACCAGCCCTGGGCACCCCGGCCTTGCTCCCACTGCCCCCGCCTCAGCTCCTGTCACCACCACCCAAGTCCCCAGCCTTCGCAGGCCCAGGCCGCCCTGGCGAGCAGCCCTCACCCTGCCAGGAGGGGAGCCAGGGCGGCAGCCGGAGCAGCAGTGTGGCCTCTCTGGAGAAGGGGACCGCGCCAGCTGCCCGGGCCCGCACACCCCTGACCGCAGCCCAGCAGAAATACAAGAAGGGCGATGTGGTCTGCACACCCAATGGAATTCGAAAGAAGTTCAACGGCAAGCAGTGGCGACGGCTGTGCTCGAGAGATGGCTGCATGAAGGAGTCACAGCGGCGGGGCTACTGCTCACGCCACCTGTCCATGCGAACCAAAGAGATGGAGGGCCTGGCGGACAGtggcccaggtggggctgggcggCCGGCTGGCGTGGCAGCCCGTGAGGGTAGCACCGAGTTTGACTGGGGTGATGAGACCTCTCGGGACAGTGAGGCCAGCAGTGTGGCAGCCCGAGGAGACTCACGTCCACGCCTGGTGGCCCCTGCTGACCTGTCACGCTTTGAGTTTGACGAGTGTGAAGCGGCTGTGATGTTGGTGTCACTGGGCAGCTCTCGCTCGGGCACGCCCTCCTTCTCCCCAGTCTCTACGCAGTCGCCCTTCTCGCCAGCCCCGTCACCTTCACCCTCACCACTCTTTGGCTTCCGCCCTGCCAACTTCAGCCCCATCAACGCCTCGCCAGTCATCCAGCGTACTGCTGTTCGCAGTCGCCACCTGAGCGCCAGCACCCCTAAGGCAGGTGTGCTGACTCCACCAGACCTGGGCCCCCACCCGCCGCCACCTGCTCCCCGAGAGCGCCATTCCTCCGGCATCCTACCCACCTTCCAGACCAACCTGACCTTTACTGTGCCCATTAGCCCTGGGCGACGGAAGACAGAGCTGCTTCCCCACCCAGGGGcactgggggcctctggctctggGGGCGGAGGAGCTGCCCCAGACTTCCCTAAGAGTGACAGCTTAGACTCTGGTGTGGACTCGGTGTCCCACACGCCTACACCCTCCACACCAGCTGGCTTCCGTGCTGTGTCGCCTGCCGTGCCCTTCTCCCGCTCCCGCCAGCCCTCACCGTTGCTGCTGTTGCCCCCACCTGCCGGCCTGACCTCGGATCCTGGGCCCTCCGTGCGCAGGGTGCCTGCTGTGCAGCGGGACTCACCTGTCATTGTCCGCAACCCTGATGTGCCGCTGCCCTCCAAATTCCCTGGGGAAGTGGGCGCTGCCAGTGAGGCACGGGCCGGGGGACCTGGGCGGGGCTGCCGAGAGACCCCAGTGCCCCCTGGGGTGGCCAGTGGGAAGCCTGGCCTGCCCCCACCTCTGCCGGCCCCCGTGCCCATCACTGTGCCTCCAGCCGCGCCGACTGCTGTGGCCCAGCCGATGCCCACCTTTGGCCTGGCTTCCTCGCCCTTCCAGCCGGTGGCCTTTCACCCCTCACCTGCTGCCCTGTTGCCGGTCCTGGTGCCCAGCAGCTACACCAGCCATCCTGCCCCCAAAAAGGAAGTCATCATGGGCCGGCCTGGGACAG TGTGGACAAACGTGGAACCTCGCTCTGTGGCCGTGTTCCCCTGGCACTCCTTAGTCCCCTTCTTGGCGCCCAGCCAGCCTGACCCCTCTGTGCAGCCAAGTGAAGCCCAGCAACCTGCCAGCCACCCAGTGGCCTCCAATCAGAGCAAAG AACCTGCTGAGTCGGCGGCTGTTGCTCACGAGCAGCCACCAGGCGGGACAGGGAATGCTGACCCTGGGCGGCCCCCGGGAGCTACATGCCCTGAGAGCCCAGGGCCCGGACCCCCCCACAGTTTGGGGGTGGTGGAACCTGGAAAGGGCCCCCCTCCCACCACTGAGGAGGAGGCCCCTGGTCCACCAGGAGAGCCCCGGCTGGACAGTGAGACGGAGAGTGACCATGATGATGC CTTCCTCTCCATCATGTCTCCTGAGATCCAGTTACCTCTGCCGCCTGGGAAACGCCGGACCCAGTCCCTCAGCGCCTTGCCCAAGGAACGAGACTCATCTTCAGAGAAGGATGGACGCAGCCCCAACAAG CGGGAGAAGGACCATATCCGGCGGCCCATGAATGCCTTTATGATCTTCAGCAAGCGGCACCGGGCCCTGGTCCATCAGCGTCACCCCAACCAGGACAACCGGACTGTCAGCAAGATCCTGGGCGAGTGGTGGTATGCCCTGGGACCCAAGGAGAAACAGAAGTACCACGACCTGGCCTTCCAG GTGAAAGAGGCCCACTTTAAGGCCCACCCAGACTGGAAGTGGTGCAACAAGGACCGGAAGAAGTCCAGCTCAGAGGCCAAGCCTACTAGcctggggctggcaggagggCACAAGGAGACGCGGGAGCGGAGCATGTCGGAGACAGGCACTGCCGCTGCCCCTGGAG TGTCCTCGGAACTCCTGTCTGTCACAGCCCAGACGCTCTTGAGCTCGGACACCAAGGCTCCGGGGAGCGGCTCTTGTGGGGCAGAACGTCTGCACACAGTCGGGGCACCTGGCTCAGCCCGGCCCCGAGCCTTCTCCCACAGCGGGGTCCACAGCCTCGATGGTGGGGAAGTAGACAGCCAGGCACTACAGGAACTGACTCAG ATGGTGTCTGGCCCTGCATCCTACTCTGGCCCAAAACCTTCCACGCAATATGGGGCTCCAGGCCCCTTTGCAGCCCCCAGTGAGGGAGGCACCCTGGCGGCCAGTGGGCGGCCTCCACTGCTGCCCACCCGGGCCTCCCGTTCCCAGCGTGCCGCCAGTGAGGACATGACCAGTGACGAGGAGCGCATGGTCATCTGTGAGGAGGAAGGGGATGATGATGTCATTG CTGACGATGGCTTCAGCACCACTGACATTGACCTCAAGTGCAAGGAGCGGGTGACTGACAGCGAGAGCGGAGACAGCTCTGGGGAAGACCCAGAGGGCAGCAAG GGCTTTGGCCGGAAGGTGTTCTCACCTGTGATCCGTTCCTCCTTTACCCACTGCCGTCCATCACTGGACCCTGAGCCCCCAGGGCCCCCAGATCCACCTGGAGCCTTCGGCAAAGGATATGGgcccaccccatcctcctcctcgtcctcgcctgcctcctcctcagcctcAGCAGCCACCTCCTTCCAACTGGGCTCAGGGACCTTCAAGGCCCAGGAGTCAGGTCAGGGCAGCACAACAGGCCCCCTTCGGCCCCCaccccctggggctgggggcccagcGACACCTTCTAAGGCCACCCGGTTTCTCCCCACGGATCCTGCCACCTTCCGGCGCAAGAGACCTGAAAGTGTAGGGGGCCTGGATCCACCAGGCCCCTCAGTCATTGCGGCACCTCCCAGTGGTGGGGGAAGTGTCCTGCAGACACTGGTCCTGCCCTCAAACAAGGAGGAACGGGAGGCCAGTGGAGCTCGCATGCCTTCGGCCCCAGCCCCACCGCTGGCCTATGGGGCCCCAGCAGCACCCCTGTCCCGCCCGGCTGCCACCATGGTCACCAACGTGGTCCGGCCTGTCAGCAGCACTCCTGTGCCCATTGCCTCTAAgcctttcccttcctctgcccGGGCGGAAGCGTCTCCAAATGATACAGCAGGTGGCAGGACTGAGACAGTCACTGGGTCCCGGGCACCTGGGGGCTCCCCACTAGGTGTCAGCTTAGTGTATTCAGATAAGAAGTCGGGAGCAACCACCTCAACAGCCCCACATCTGGTGGCTGGGCCCCTACTGGGCACTGTGGGGAAGGCACCTGCCACTGTCACCAACCTGCTGGTGGGCACCCCGGGCTATGGGGCCCCAGCACCCCCCGCTGTTCAGTTTATTGCCCAGGGGGGCCCTGGCAGTGGGGCAGCTGCGGGCTCAGGAGCAGGTGCTGGGAGTGGCCCCAATGGGCCAGTGCCCCTGGGCATCCTGCAGCCAGGTCCCCTGAGCAAGGCTGGGGGAATCACCCAAGTGCAGTACATTCTGCCCACGCTGCCCCAACAACTTCAAGTggcacctgccccagcccctgggaccAAGGCAGTGGCTCCCAGCGGCCCTGCACCCACTACCAGCATCCGTTTCACCCTCCCGCCGGGCACCTCCACCAACGGCAAAGTCCTGGCTGCCACTGCGCCCACTCCTGGCATCCCCATCCTGCAGTCTGTACCCTCTGCCCCGCCCCCCAAAG CCCAGTCAGTTTCTCCTGTGCAGGCCCCTCCCCCAGGTGGCTCAGCCCAGCTGCTACCCGGGAAGGTACTGGTGCCCTTGGCCACCCCTAGCATGTCAGTGCGGGGTGGAGGGGCCGGCCAGCCACTGCCCCTGGTGAGCCCACCCTTCTCAGTACCTGTGCAGAATGGTGCTCAGCCACCCAGCAAG ATCATCCAGCTGACTCCGGTACCTGTGAGCACACCCAGCGGCCTGGTGCCGCCCCTCAGCCCAGCCTCGCTCCCTGGACCCACCTCTCAGCCTCAGAAGGTCCTGCTGCCCTCCTCTACCAG AATCACCTATGTGCAGTCAGCCAGCGGGCATGCGCTGCCCCTGGGCACCAGTCCTGCGTCTAGTCAGGCTGGAACAGTCACTTCGTACGGACCCACGAGCTCGGTAGCCCTAGGCTTCACCTCACTGGGGCCCAGTGGCCCCGCCTTCGTGCAGCCCTTGCTTTCAG GCCAAGCCCCGCTGCTGGCTCCCGGCCAGGTGGGCGTGTCGCCTGTGCCCAGTCCCCAGCTGCCTCCCAGCTGCACAGCCCCCAGTGGTCCTGTCATCACAGCGTTTTACCCCGGcagccccatccccacctcctcaGCATCCCTGGCCCAGCCATCTCAGGCTCCACCAGGCCTGGTCTACACTGTGGCCACCAGCACCACCCCACCTGCTGCCACCATCCTGCCCAAGGGCCCATCGGCCCCTGCCACTGCCACCCCGGCCCCTACCAGCCCTTTCCCTAGTGCCACAG GCTCCATGACCTACAGCTTAGTGGCCCCCAAAGCCCAGCGGCCCACCCCTAAGGCCCCCCAGAAAGTGAAGGCGGCCATCGCCAGCATTCCTGTGGGCTCCTTTGAGGCAGGTGCCCCTGGGCGGCCAGGCCCTGCACCCCGTCAGCCCTTGGAGCCTGGCCCAGCCCGTGAGCCCTCTGCATCTGAGTCTGAGCTGGAGGGGCAGCCTACAACGCCGGCCCCCCCACTGCCCCCAGAGACCTGGGTTCCCCCAGCCCGGAGCAgtcccccgccacccccacctgCTGAGGAGCGGACCAGCTCCAAGGGGCCTGAGACCATG GCCAGCAAATTCCCAAGCTCATCTTCAGACTGGCGCGTCCCTGGGCTGGGTCTGGAGAACCGTGGGGagcctcccacccctcccagcccGGCCCCggctccagcctcagcccctggtagcagcagcggcagcagcgagggcagcagtgggagggcagctggggacaCCCCTGAGCGCAAGGAGGCGGCCAGTACCGGCAAGAAGGTGAAGGTGCGGCCCCCGCCCCTGAAGAAGACCTTTGACTCTGTGGACAA GGTCCTGTCGGAGGTGGACTTCGAAGAGCGCTTTGCTGAGCTGCCCGAGTTTCGGCCTGAGGAGGTGCTGCCCTCGCCCACCCTGCAGTCTCTGGCCACCTCACCCCGGGCCATCCTGGGCTCCTACCGCAAGAAGAGAAAGAACTCCACTG ACCTGGACTCTGCCCCTGAGGACCCCACCTCGCCCAAGCGCAAGATGAGGAGACGCTCCAGCTGCAGCTCAGAGCCCAACACCCCCAAGAGTGCCAAGTGCGAGGGGGACATCTTCACCTTTGACCGTACAGGTGCTG GTACAGAAGCTGAGGATGTGCTCGGGGAGCTGGAATATGAGAAAGTGCCATACTCATCACTACGGCGCACCCTGGACCAGCGCCGGGCCCTAGTCATGCAGCTCTTCCAGGACCATGGCTTCTTCCCATCAG CCCAGGCCACAGCAGCCTTCCAGGCCCGCTACGCAGACATCTTCCCCTCCAAGGTCTGTCTGCAGTTGAAGATCCGTGAGGTTCGCCAGAAGATCATGCAGGCGGCCACTCCCACAGAGCAGCCCCCCGGAGCTGAGGCCCCCCTCCCTGGACCACCCCCCACTGGCACTGCTGCTGCCCctgtccccactcccagccctgctGGGGGCCCTGACCCCACCTCACCTGGCTCGGACTCTGGCACGACCCCGGCTGCCCCGCCACTGCCTCCACCCCCAGAGCCAGGGCCTGGACAAcctggctgggaggggccccCTCAACCCTCACCACCCCCTTCTGGCCCCTCCACAGCTGCCACAGGCAGGTGA